A single genomic interval of Feifania hominis harbors:
- a CDS encoding YidC/Oxa1 family membrane protein insertase, which yields MGQIFDVILNQPLGWVIKFCYDLVNNYGLAIILFTILVKLILFPLGIKQQKGSIAMLRMKPKEEAIRKKYAKDKEKLNQALMELYQDEGYSPMAGCLPLLIQFPIIFSLYKIINEPLTYILNLSQDTIRAIDAALNLGMIDKPGYIQIPIAEAMYHNADKIAHLLPEGVKPIDFNFFGINLAETPSFTKISLLWLIPILAGVMAWVSGWYMQKMNPAPQQANMKTMNLVMPIMSLIFCFQMPAGVGLYWSMSSVMSMVQSWGLNLIYNPKKIIAQMEEEERQKEEIRKKKKALMQQKLALERAEAEEAAKKKHSGARKYNNQKKQDQNEPQVPQDGAADDGDGQGEE from the coding sequence ATGGGACAAATCTTTGACGTCATACTCAACCAGCCGCTCGGTTGGGTGATCAAGTTCTGCTACGACCTGGTCAACAACTACGGTCTGGCGATCATTCTGTTCACGATCCTTGTCAAGTTGATTCTCTTCCCGCTCGGCATCAAGCAGCAGAAGGGCTCCATCGCCATGCTGCGCATGAAGCCGAAGGAGGAGGCCATCCGCAAAAAGTACGCCAAGGACAAGGAGAAGCTCAACCAGGCGCTCATGGAGCTCTACCAGGACGAGGGCTACAGCCCCATGGCCGGCTGTCTGCCGCTGCTGATTCAGTTCCCGATCATCTTTTCGCTGTATAAGATCATCAACGAGCCGCTGACCTACATTCTGAATCTGTCGCAGGACACCATCCGCGCCATTGACGCGGCGCTGAACCTCGGCATGATCGACAAGCCCGGCTATATCCAGATTCCGATCGCCGAGGCCATGTACCACAACGCCGATAAGATCGCCCATCTTCTGCCCGAGGGCGTCAAACCCATCGACTTCAACTTTTTCGGCATCAACCTCGCCGAGACGCCGAGCTTTACCAAAATTTCGCTTCTGTGGCTCATCCCGATTCTCGCGGGCGTGATGGCCTGGGTGTCGGGCTGGTACATGCAGAAGATGAACCCCGCTCCGCAGCAGGCCAACATGAAGACCATGAACCTTGTCATGCCCATCATGTCGCTGATTTTCTGCTTTCAGATGCCCGCGGGCGTCGGCCTGTACTGGTCGATGTCGAGCGTGATGAGCATGGTGCAGAGCTGGGGCCTGAATCTCATCTACAACCCCAAAAAGATCATCGCCCAGATGGAGGAAGAGGAGCGCCAGAAAGAGGAGATCCGCAAGAAGAAGAAAGCGCTCATGCAGCAGAAGCTCGCGCTCGAGCGCGCCGAGGCGGAAGAGGCCGCAAAGAAAAAGCACAGCGGCGCGCGCAAATACAACAACCAGAAAAAGCAGGACCAGAACGAACCGCAGGTCCCGCAGGACGGCGCCGCTGACGACGGCGACGGACAGGGGGAGGAATAA
- the jag gene encoding RNA-binding cell elongation regulator Jag/EloR, giving the protein MRNEYIATGKTIDDAINAGCAALGVDRDDLNVEIEVLETPTRSFLGLRTTDAKVKVTVVTEDEPEPADNDPSDKAGNFLAQLFRVMEMDVSIETEFIENDESANELAIELVGKDMGIVIGRRGDTLDALQYLTSLVVNRGEEDYVKVTVDTENYRRKREETLQRLAKKIAGKVVKYRRNMTLEPMNPFERRIIHSTLQDFEGVRTGSVGVEPNRKVVIYYEGPGGVQDERPMSGASRRGRRR; this is encoded by the coding sequence GTGAGAAACGAGTACATTGCGACAGGCAAGACCATTGACGACGCCATCAACGCCGGGTGCGCCGCGCTCGGCGTGGACCGCGACGATCTGAATGTGGAAATCGAGGTGCTCGAGACGCCGACGAGATCCTTTCTCGGGCTTCGCACCACCGACGCCAAGGTCAAGGTGACGGTCGTCACCGAGGACGAGCCCGAGCCGGCCGACAACGACCCCTCGGACAAGGCGGGCAACTTCCTCGCGCAGCTCTTTCGCGTGATGGAGATGGACGTGAGCATCGAGACCGAATTCATTGAGAACGACGAGAGCGCAAACGAGCTCGCCATCGAGCTTGTGGGCAAGGACATGGGCATCGTCATCGGCCGGCGCGGCGACACGCTCGACGCGCTTCAGTATCTGACGAGCCTTGTGGTCAACCGCGGCGAGGAGGACTATGTCAAGGTCACGGTTGACACCGAGAACTACCGCCGCAAGCGAGAGGAGACGCTGCAGCGTCTCGCGAAGAAGATCGCCGGCAAGGTGGTCAAGTACCGGCGCAACATGACGCTCGAGCCCATGAATCCGTTTGAGCGGCGCATCATCCACTCGACGCTTCAGGACTTCGAGGGCGTGCGCACCGGGTCGGTCGGCGTCGAGCCGAACCGCAAGGTGGTCATCTACTACGAGGGCCCCGGCGGCGTGCAGGACGAGCGCCCCATGAGCGGCGCGTCCCGCAGAGGCCGCAGAAGATAA
- the mnmE gene encoding tRNA uridine-5-carboxymethylaminomethyl(34) synthesis GTPase MnmE has product MSTIAAISTGYQTAAIAVVRVSGEGTRALLGQVLRRADGAPFSTWPPRRARLARLVDGGRPVDDVVCTLFEGPASYTGEDMAEISCHGGLVVVGEVLDCLLRHGASPAAPGEFTKRAFLNGRLDLAQSEAVMDLIGAKSRRAAELALTQVGGALSGEIEALRRELVDLDAEIMVGIDYAHEGMEPADAGVVSAAVERLRAHTARLLRSYAYGRAVAEGIPTAIVGRPNVGKSSLMNALSGCERSIVTEVAGTTRDVLDETVRLGDLLLRLYDTAGIRETDDAVERIGVERARRALEGAELVLAVFDRGEPLAADDRTVLELSRGRARIVVLNKSDRPPVLSAADFPGDTVVCLSAATGEGISQLEQAVQAQLLCDPPDAGEAVLTSARHREALRRADERLAAAYDALAQGMPPDVAEIDIREAIEALGEILGRTASEDVIGRIFERFCVGK; this is encoded by the coding sequence GTGAGCACCATTGCGGCCATTTCGACCGGCTATCAGACGGCGGCCATCGCCGTGGTGCGCGTCAGCGGCGAGGGCACAAGGGCGCTTCTCGGGCAGGTTCTTCGCCGGGCGGACGGCGCGCCCTTTTCCACCTGGCCGCCCCGCCGCGCCCGCCTTGCGCGGCTGGTCGACGGCGGCCGGCCCGTCGACGACGTGGTCTGCACCCTCTTCGAGGGCCCCGCCTCCTACACGGGGGAGGATATGGCTGAGATCAGCTGCCACGGGGGTCTTGTGGTGGTGGGCGAGGTGCTCGACTGCCTGCTGCGCCACGGGGCGAGCCCGGCGGCGCCGGGGGAATTCACCAAGCGCGCCTTTTTAAACGGCCGGCTCGACCTTGCGCAGAGCGAGGCGGTGATGGACCTCATCGGCGCGAAGAGCCGCCGTGCGGCGGAGCTTGCGCTCACCCAGGTGGGCGGCGCTCTGTCGGGTGAAATCGAGGCGCTGCGCCGCGAACTTGTGGATCTCGACGCCGAGATCATGGTCGGTATCGACTACGCCCACGAGGGCATGGAGCCGGCCGACGCCGGCGTCGTCTCGGCGGCCGTCGAAAGGCTTCGCGCGCACACGGCGCGGCTTCTGAGAAGCTACGCCTACGGCCGCGCCGTGGCCGAGGGCATTCCGACCGCGATTGTGGGGCGGCCGAACGTGGGCAAGTCCTCGCTGATGAACGCCCTCTCCGGGTGCGAGCGCAGCATCGTCACCGAGGTCGCGGGCACCACCCGCGACGTGCTCGACGAGACGGTGCGCCTGGGCGATTTGCTGCTGCGCCTCTACGATACGGCGGGCATCCGCGAGACCGACGACGCGGTCGAGCGCATTGGCGTCGAGCGCGCGCGGCGCGCGCTTGAGGGCGCGGAGCTCGTGCTCGCGGTCTTTGACCGGGGCGAGCCGCTCGCGGCGGACGACCGCACCGTGCTCGAGCTGAGCCGGGGCCGCGCGCGCATTGTGGTGCTCAACAAATCCGACCGGCCGCCGGTGCTCTCGGCCGCGGACTTTCCCGGCGATACGGTCGTGTGCCTCTCAGCGGCGACAGGCGAGGGGATCTCACAGCTCGAGCAGGCCGTGCAGGCGCAGCTTCTCTGTGACCCGCCCGACGCGGGCGAGGCGGTGCTCACGAGCGCGCGCCACCGCGAGGCGCTGCGCCGGGCGGACGAGCGGCTCGCGGCGGCGTACGACGCCCTCGCGCAGGGCATGCCGCCGGATGTGGCGGAGATCGACATCCGCGAGGCCATCGAGGCGCTCGGGGAGATTCTCGGGCGCACCGCGAGCGAGGACGTCATCGGGCGCATCTTTGAGAGGTTTTGCGTGGGGAAATAG